In Onychostoma macrolepis isolate SWU-2019 chromosome 17, ASM1243209v1, whole genome shotgun sequence, the DNA window gcactaaatcagcatattagaatgatttctgaaagactGTGCCACACTGAAAATTGaggtaatgactgctgaaattccactttgccatcacaggaataaatatacaatttaaaatatgtaaaatatttgaaaacagttactttaaaatctattaatatttcacaatactgttttcactgcatttttcatcatataaatgcagccttggtaagcgtAAGAGACTCTCAAAAACCAACCCCTACTAaacccaaacctttgaatggtagtgtatatacaaatacaattcATTCCATCATAGAATAAGGATGAAAATACAGATAAGCCCACATTAGAAGAGAGAGCATAAAACGTCATTGGCCTGCTtgtttggttggttggttgtttAGTCAGTTACTTTCAGATAATGAAATACGGTACATCAAATTTGGACACATAGAGAGAAGAACAGTTATGTAGTTAGTTATGGAACATAATTTTATGTAGGTCTATTTAAAAACAGACCCTGGCAAATACTTGATTGGCAGTCAGATGACTCAGTCTTTGTTTGACATCCATTACGTCTTTTGGCCTTTATATAGTTCATCTGTTCCCCTGTGTGTTGATGTGGCTGTTTAAACcatttaaacacattatttaatTCATCTCAGGGTTTAAACAGGTCCATTAGCTGGTTCCCCTGACAGTTATTTTTCAGTCTTAGAAATCCAGCCCCAGGTGTGCATTAGAGCGTGCATTAGAGAGAAACCTGCACCTGTGTTTGCAAGTCTCCCAATGACGAAAGAGCATTACAACTCATTTTAGAAGGACTGTATAAAAGAGACCAAGAACAACACACTTCATCTTGAACAAAGACAGCAGGTAAGAGATTCTTTACTATCAAAATTCTGTATTGTTTTATGAATATCTAGACGGATTGTGACTTAAAACTTACAGAAGAAAACATTCAAGTGTTTTCttcatatatttgtattataaatCTATATTTGAAATCTTAGCTAACCATCATTTTTATAAGACGTTACAACAACAAAAGGGACTACAGATGAAAATTAGCCAGTGTTGGCTAATCTGGTGCATTTTacatattgtatatattattaatatgcattgtccccgattaaataaatgaaatgaaacaacCTTTGTTATATTCAGTCGTATGATTTTATCCACTGCTTTAACctcttaaaagtaaaataaatttgaattctTTTTCatgaacatttacattgtttAGAGAAATTATAGAATTTCTGGGTATGGTTTCTGTTGCATAAATTCTTGAAAAATAGGGATGAATGTAATCATGTTGTACTTTGTACATTTAGTGGTTTTTGCCCGACAGGTAACAAATTAATATGTGTgactttaataattttgttttaatggaTTTATAGAACCAAATAATTGAACATTGCATTTTTCCTATTGTAAGAATATTATATGACAGTGCAATGTTGCCtatataaaatgtctttgtttcagttttagcaTGGAGTGGAACGGAAGGTTGCTGGTCCAGTTGTTAATGCTAGTGTGTGTGTTGGAGGTTAGCCTTTGCCAGCACTGGTCATATGGTTGGCTTCCTGGTGGAAAGAGAAGTGTTGGTGAAGTGGAGGCAACATTTAGGGTGAGCTTATCCTCTTGTTATCATTTGTCTGTTAGTGTTTCTCTATCCCATTGCATGTCCACTTTAGTCCTTTTTAGTAACCGGGGAGTGTTGGAACATTGggtgaaaaactgaaaatattcaaAGTACTGAGATATGTGAGTACTAATATTGAGTATTAAATCTGCCTCCATCAGATGATGGATGCTGGTGATGCAGTACTGTCCATTCCTGCAGACACTCCAATGGAGCGGCTTTCACCGATACACATAGTAAGAGCATGACTGTTCCTCTTTCTAACTGGAAAACATATGCAGCTTAATTTCCCAGTGCGAAACTGATCAGTGATCTTTCTATTATAATTACAGGTGAATGAGGTGGACTCTGAAGGTTTGCCTCTGAAAGAACAGAGATTTCCCAACAGACGAGGAAGAATGTAAAAGCATAAAAGATGAAGATAAACCCTTGGAGCCAATGAGAATAAATTTAAGTTTTATGCCATGGGAACAGCATGTTTTATTGAGTTGAAATATCCTCCTCATatggttttaataaatatactgCATTGGAGGCACATAGCCTATACTGTAAATACCTAGTATGCCTAGTTTgttcaaaatgaatattaaatgtgCTCAAAGCTGAAGCAAAAGTTGCACTATAATTGGTCAAATAACCAAAGGCTTTTTTCCCCAGAATACAGACAAAATACACATCCCGTCTTTTCTTCCACACGGTGGCGCTATTGTATCCGGGTATGGCTACAGTGACATCACGAAAATGTTGCGACAACGTTTTTATAGTTTATTCACTCTGTAGATTAggatttaaattgttttaatatttaagacTGAAGCCGATTAAATATGTTGTGGCTAATAAATATATCATAAGCATTTACAAAGATTATCTGTTAGCTTATCACATTTGCCTTTCAAAAGCACTGAATAATATGATTAAAACTGTTTTCGTAACATTTGTGGTTTGAATAAGAGATCACAAACTATGAAAATTTAAAGTGTAAGGTCGAAAACTAGACAATTATTTTGGTAGGCCTAATTATGTTCTGCTTAACTGACATCGAGTTTATGGTCTCTGTTGTAAAAAAAAccccagcatatgctggttaggtaggCCTACGTTTTGAAGCATGgtagctggtttaagctggttttagctggtcctTAGTTGGTCTTGAGCTAGTTTTAGCTGGACATAAGCTGGTCGTAAGCAACTACATCctgctaaggaccagcttaaaccagtaATAACCAAttaggaccagcttaaaccacctcaaaccagctgccatgcttcaaaacataccttcaAAACAACTAGCATTcttattttttccccatatgGGTCAGTAAATCGAATACATGCAAGGTTCAATAAAAGTGTGTCAATATACTTTATTAGGACTGAGCAGATGGTCAAATAGCTGAGCTATTAGCGACTGAACATGTACCTTCTCCAACAGGTCTTCTATATTAGGATTTTGATTGAGACAGCTTTACACCTCTGATAGTGATGATTTTGCTCATAGCTCCACATAGTTCACAAAATGAAGGGAATTCAGAGAGCTGTGATAATATCAGTGAAATGCGAGTGTCAAAAGTGAATCTGTGAGGTGAGATCTTGGATGGTGTGACACATTAATCATATTTAAGTGCTTAGACATTATCACCTCTGAACATGAAGCTTAATGCAGCATCTACATACACAGCATGATACGTCCACCTGTCACAGATACAAACTGAAAATCTTCTTAGAAAAACTCTGAAAATCAGGTCTCAAAGGTGAGGGTTAGTGGTTAGCAAAACCTGCTCACAGAATCAGAACAATTTCTTTAAGTAACCCATAACCCATGATTTGTTCTGACACATTACATGCTTTGAAGATTATAACAGCAGCATGGGGCTAATGCAGCACAGGGATAATATTGTAAATCACCATCATTCCGTCAATCAAAAGAGAATCTTCACTTTTAAatcatagtttattatcatTCTGAACCGTTAAAAGCTACAGTTTGATCACGTCTTACTCTGACAAATGATTTACAGTAGACTAATTACACGGATACTCCCCCTGGATCATGTCCCTTGTTCAAGTGTATAATAATCTAAATGTTAAATCTTATACCTTACATGGATTTGTTAGTATATGTTGTTTTATCCTCAGCAGATTAGCCTTCCACCTCTGCTGACATCTCAAAAGATCATCACCCAACATCGCTTCCTGTGAAGTTTCTACAAGTTTCAAGCAGTTTGTTCTGAATGCTATTACACCAAAGAAAAGTTTCTGCAGCAAACCGTGCaataaaaacacagacattttcattttttataatttaaacttTATCAGACTTGATCCTTGATACACCTACtaataatcacatttttaaaaacattatagaGATTAATATAGTGTGAAATGTGTGCTCAACCATTCAACCTCTACCATATACATTGTaggaaataataatattaacactATAAAATGTCCTTCCCACTTGTACTATTATAGAAGATGTTTGAAACTGTGGattgctatatttttttaataatatgaaACGCTTGTATTCCTCATTCATATGTTGCTTTGGATATGGTTATTaactaaaccatttaaaaaaaaaaaaaaaagttacttggaataaaataataaaacagaaacttattttatttcagctaatatccaaagcaacttgatctattaaaataactaaaaatacaacaatatatacagacatgtatatagacaaataaaaaactcGGCTAAAAAGggcaaataaaataacactggttttaAAGTGAATTAAACAGATGAGATTTTTTTaaggcaaataaaaaaaattcagtaatTTACTCTTGAACAAAGATATTTTTCAATAACTACAAACCAACATGTTACCCAagcgttaaaaaaaatagaaatatatatatatattattgtacaAAATTACACATTACTCAGGTTTTtagtaacaaaaacaaaatagatTAGGtaaattagaaatattatttaaaagaaaacttttttGTGTAAAGTGTCACAGGAAATGGATACAAACCTGTACAGTTATGATAGCAGCTCCCACACTCcattaaatgatttgaaatTGCAGGGAGGGTTTGCGTTCACTGAGCATGATCCAACTGTTTTATTCTGTCAGCCACGAATTGCTCTTTTGTAAGGTGGCATGAAGCCGTTTGTGAAGGCTTAGTGAGAGATCAGCACAGCCTGAGGCAGTGGAAGCAGTGCATGTCACATGTGATCAAACACAATATAAGGCCGTATCACACCACTGACTGTGGAGATCTCCCCAGGGACGCCCCTCCTTCATCCTCTCATTAAAAGAGATCATGACTGTCTGTCTGACATCCACAGGAACTAGATACTGCAAGTGGAAGTGTTCGTATGGCAGCCAAATGATGATTCTCAGACTATTTAATCAGAAATTTTTGATATTTGTGCTCAAGAGTATAACTAAATTTGCATTATGTTAGACACATTATGGAGTAATAATGGTCAAAAGCTTGGAataattaaagtattttttgtttggtctcattttatattagatgtctttaacgctgtatttaaataaagaataatgaatgatacaatgtacttattatGTTCATGTTGTATTGTAAATCACTTtttctgctattgaggtgggatatgggtaagttTAGGGACAGGATTAGTGGTTTGGTTAGGTTTAAGGGAGGGTTAGAGTAATTAGAGGAAGGAATTTCAATATAAGTACATcgttaaaaacattaatgtacacaataagtgcattgtaccaaatcattcatttaaatgaaagtacatagtagttaaagacACTCAATATAAAGTGGGTCCTATTTTAAGATCTtttatttgttctttatttggaaaaacataaacataactattaatacagcatttaaaaaaaaacactaatagagcaataataataaaaaacaaacttttatttgaatatattttgaaattaatttgttCTTGTGATGGTAAAGATaatttttcagcagccattttcCATTATTCGATGTAATataatccttcataaatcattataatataatgatttggtgctcaaataTTATTGGAGATCAATTATTATTGGAGTTTAATGTTGAAAAGTTTTTACggtttaatatttctgtggaaaccttGATACATATTttcattggtgagcataacagGCTTCcttcaaaaatataattttttaaattattctatTGACTATTGAtcgaccattaaaaaaatatttaatttgcttTACAGAGCTGTTTTATTATCTTAAAACATTTCTTAGATAATTCTAAATGAGATGcagaatacaaaataatttgCTGCAAAAATATCACTTATGCATGTcagctaaagaaaaaaaaaaaatttcttccATAATCCTTTGGATTAAACAgcataaatacaaaattatttttcaaataacattttaacaacatCAATGTAACACTGACAACCAGAACAATTCCAATATATTCCCTTAACCCTAGAAGATATATGGAGAGCAACAAAGTGTCTGTTTGCTAAAGTGGAATATAATTTGTCCAATCAATTAGAAATCAAAAAAcgtaattaacaaaatgtttgtGAACAAACTGAGCAGCAGCGTGAAGTGGTTTTGGGGTCCATCAGATGGATTTTTCACTCTTTGATGCATTGAGCTCCAATGCTTTTTTCTCATGAGTGAGCAACCAAACTTTAATATCATCTCCCTTTCCTCCCATATATGAGCCACTGTCCCCTGAACTACGCAGCACCCGGTGACACGGCACTATCAGGGGAACCTAAGAGAACAACACAGAAAAGCTGCatcaaatgagaaaaaaaaaaacaaagcctCAAGATAAATCAATCTGTCATGATCATTGCAACAATCTCACTGGGTTATTCTTCATGGCTGAACCCACTGCTCGCACAGCTTTTGGATTGTCGATCATTTCAGCAAGCTGCTTGTAGGAGACCGTTTTACCAAGTCCCACTTCCTTAAACAGAGTCCACAGCACATGTGCTTTAAAAGAGTCTGgaaaagagaaagagggaggAAAACAGTCACAGTTAAAATCcttgtttttaattgaaatgaacTACAGATGTAGTGGagtagtgtgtgtatgtgactAACCGCTCTGCATTAGCGGATGGTGTAAGGCAGGCAAAGGAAGAGTGCTGATGGACTCGGGTTTCATGAAGTAGCACTGAAGCCAGTCAACACAGCGCTGTAACTCAGGGCTCATTTCTGACTGGCCAACAGGGTGTACACTACAACAGGATACACATTAAAGgaaaatttgttgaaaataCACTGTATATGTAGATTAATTGGTTGGTTCATCAGAGCATATctagagaaatgtagcattacataacTTGCTCAccgtggatcctctgcagtgaatgggtgccgtcagattgagagttcaaacatttgataaaaacatcataataatccacacgactccatcAATAACCGTCTTGTGAAATATTTGATGTTGATGAAGTacttcgaaacagtgaatcattttgagaaacaaaattTCAAATAGCTTCGTTTCCCCCACTACTAGCAACACTACCTGTGGTTTCGTGAACATGATTTCACCAAGtgcaacatgttcctggatcaacatccttgttgatcctggaacaacattccaatcaaccaatcagaattgagggatAAGTTTACAGGAACTGTCAATTTTCACCTTACAACCAGAGTTAGGTGCTTCTACACCCTTGTGATTCAACTATCATTTCCCTCTGATTTTAGAGATTATGGGTAGGTTTATGTTTATGAGTAGAGATAGGGTTTTGGACactaatgttgatccaggaacatgttgcaCTTTGCAAAATCACGGCGACCGTGTGGTTTACATGTTATGACTGGCTAATGTCTGACAGTTTGTGTCATGCTTGCGAGAGTTACCTTTCCTCTTTGTCTGTTCCCAGTTTGATATTAATGGTATGAACCCCCTTCTCACAGCCGCTCAGCAGGATTTCTCCTACTGGCGAGCAGAGAGTCACATCCCGCAGCACACAAGAACCGCTGTCAGACATCACAAACTGCACACAGCAAGCAATCTGCTGTCAAAACGCTGTTAAACACATGCAATATATACTGTAGTGTAGTCACGTGTGATAAATACTCGCACGCACACCAGCAATTTACACACGTCATAGATCCGCACACTCAAAACATCAAGTTACTTTTTCACGCAGAAGTAAAGTTAGACATCACCGACAGTTAGTACAAGAttcttttttattacattaacaaactgaaaaataatataGACACTACATACATGTTTACAACGAACAATGGACGCCAGGGACTTTTTTAATGTCTGCGGAACATTACTGAACATGTTCTTAATTTCACTTCCTGCTTGGTAAACGATGTAAGGACAACcgaccaatcagagcacagcATATTTTCGCTCAGCTCTGTGATTGGACAATTCTGCTCTCAATCTGCCAGCAGCGTATTATAATAACATATTTAATGTAGTTTGATTTAGGTCGAGCAAATCTtgataacagaaaaaatataaaatacttttttcataCATTAATTCTTCTTATTAAAGAGAATAACTCCTCATTTTTTCATAAAGACAAATGTGAACAAAAGACAAATCACACATTGGTACTGTTGTGAAGGGGGTTGAACATCCACAACAGGATTTTCAGTGCTCAGGTGAATGTGCAgcctcctctctcacacacagagaGGACTCACTCATGCGCTCAGGTTTATAAGAGACAAACTCCATGTTCAGCATTTGGTTTTATATTTGATGCCTCCTCCTTGTAGT includes these proteins:
- the gnrh3 gene encoding gonadotropin-releasing hormone 3 translates to MEWNGRLLVQLLMLVCVLEVSLCQHWSYGWLPGGKRSVGEVEATFRMMDAGDAVLSIPADTPMERLSPIHIVNEVDSEGLPLKEQRFPNRRGRM
- the mgmt gene encoding methylated-DNA--protein-cysteine methyltransferase isoform X1, whose product is MFSNVPQTLKKSLASIVRCKHFVMSDSGSCVLRDVTLCSPVGEILLSGCEKGVHTINIKLGTDKEESVHPVGQSEMSPELQRCVDWLQCYFMKPESISTLPLPALHHPLMQSDSFKAHVLWTLFKEVGLGKTVSYKQLAEMIDNPKAVRAVGSAMKNNPVPLIVPCHRVLRSSGDSGSYMGGKGDDIKVWLLTHEKKALELNASKSEKSI
- the mgmt gene encoding methylated-DNA--protein-cysteine methyltransferase isoform X2, which gives rise to MSDSGSCVLRDVTLCSPVGEILLSGCEKGVHTINIKLGTDKEESVHPVGQSEMSPELQRCVDWLQCYFMKPESISTLPLPALHHPLMQSDSFKAHVLWTLFKEVGLGKTVSYKQLAEMIDNPKAVRAVGSAMKNNPVPLIVPCHRVLRSSGDSGSYMGGKGDDIKVWLLTHEKKALELNASKSEKSI